From the Pangasianodon hypophthalmus isolate fPanHyp1 chromosome 17, fPanHyp1.pri, whole genome shotgun sequence genome, one window contains:
- the mis18a gene encoding protein Mis18-alpha, with protein MARQLDHASHKDDTYVVSEGLSAADSSSKVEDDGEGDSDAPAIFLCGKCRLPFGDSLSWAGSDDEQNQILLKRVNDNIVIGKEPFVSGTSEELRCLAVNLTCRGCSFNLGYMYMSTPKSLDYKRSIFCLMVENIESYVLGSPDQQVAAVDREERPVTLEYMDNVERQMTKIKSLAVTIGQRLLEIEVDLQCKSGTA; from the exons ATGGCGCGGCAACTCGACCACGCTAGCCATAAAGATGACACGTACGTGGTTTCGGAGGGTTTATCTGCGGCTGACAGCAGCAGTAAAGTGGAAGACGATGGAGAAGGAGACAGCGACGCGCCTGCTATCTTTCTGTGCGGAAAATGCAGGCTGCCTTTCGGAGACTCGCTCTCATGGGCCGGGAGCGACGACGAGCAGAATCAGATCCTGCTAAAGC gtGTTAACGACAACATTGTGATTGGAAAAGAACCTTTTGTCTCTGGCACAAGTGAAGAACTAAGATG cCTTGCTGTGAATCTCACCTGTCGTGGTTGCAGCTTCAACCTTGGATATATGTACATGTCCACTCCAAAGTCACTGGACTACAAGAGGTCCATTTTCTGTCTCATGGTTGAAAATATTGAGAG TTATGTTTTAGGCTCTCCTGACCAGCAGGTGGCAGCAGTGGACAGAGAAGAAAGGCCTGTGACATTAGAGTACATGGACAATGTTGAGCGACAGATGACCAAG ATAAAATCTCTTGCAGTGACAATAGGACAGCGGCTCTTGGAGATCGAGGTTGACCTCCAGTGCAAGTCTGGGACGGCTTAA